A portion of the Candidatus Uhrbacteria bacterium genome contains these proteins:
- the groL gene encoding chaperonin GroEL (60 kDa chaperone family; promotes refolding of misfolded polypeptides especially under stressful conditions; forms two stacked rings of heptamers to form a barrel-shaped 14mer; ends can be capped by GroES; misfolded proteins enter the barrel where they are refolded when GroES binds): protein MSKQILFNEDARAALKRGVDKLANAVKVTLGPRGRNVVLERGYGAPTVTKDGVTVAKEIELEDKNENLGAELVKEVATKTNDAAGDGTTTATVLAQALIAEGLKNVTAGINPQVLRRGIEKGVEEMVHELKNISKPVGGDAIQQIASISANDPEIGKVIAEAMKKVGENGVISVEEGPSLGIEVETVEGMQFDKGYVSSYMVTNADRMEAEYEDPYILITDKKISSVEDLIPVLEKVAQAGRKEIVIIAEDVDGQALATLVVNKLRGTFSALAIKAPGFGDRRKAMLQDIAVLTGGKVISEEVGLKLDSATVSDLGRARKVTATKDTTVIVDGKGHRADIDGRIAQIKKEIERTDSDYDKEKLQERLAKLAGGVAVIKVGAASEVEMKEKKHRIEDAVSATKAAVEEGIVPGGGVALIRAAKMLESIALHGDERVGMEILRRAIEEPMRIIAHNAGKDGSVIVNRVKEGKDGFGYNAATDTYEDLVESGVIDPAKVTRSALQNAASIAIMVLTTEASVTDIPKKDDHATAAAGMGGGMGGGGMGMY, encoded by the coding sequence ATGTCAAAACAAATTCTTTTTAACGAAGATGCGCGCGCGGCGCTCAAGCGCGGTGTAGATAAACTTGCCAATGCCGTGAAGGTCACATTGGGTCCTCGTGGACGCAATGTTGTGCTCGAGCGTGGATACGGCGCCCCAACGGTCACAAAGGACGGCGTCACGGTAGCGAAGGAAATCGAACTCGAAGACAAGAACGAAAATCTTGGGGCAGAGTTGGTGAAGGAAGTGGCGACGAAAACCAACGACGCTGCGGGCGACGGCACAACGACGGCAACCGTGTTGGCGCAAGCGCTCATTGCCGAGGGTCTCAAAAATGTGACCGCGGGCATCAATCCGCAGGTGCTGCGCCGGGGGATTGAGAAGGGCGTGGAAGAGATGGTGCATGAGCTCAAGAATATTTCCAAACCTGTGGGCGGCGATGCTATTCAACAGATCGCTTCCATTTCGGCGAACGATCCGGAAATCGGAAAGGTGATTGCGGAGGCCATGAAGAAGGTCGGGGAAAACGGGGTGATTTCTGTGGAAGAGGGACCGTCGCTCGGTATTGAGGTGGAGACGGTGGAGGGCATGCAGTTCGACAAAGGCTATGTCTCTTCGTACATGGTGACGAACGCCGATCGTATGGAGGCGGAATACGAGGATCCCTACATTTTGATTACGGACAAAAAAATAAGCTCGGTCGAGGATTTGATTCCCGTACTTGAAAAAGTAGCGCAGGCGGGGCGCAAGGAGATTGTGATTATTGCGGAAGACGTGGATGGGCAAGCGCTTGCAACTCTCGTGGTGAACAAACTGCGCGGCACATTCTCGGCGCTTGCCATCAAAGCGCCAGGATTCGGTGACCGCCGCAAAGCCATGTTGCAAGACATCGCGGTGCTTACTGGTGGAAAGGTGATTTCAGAGGAAGTCGGCCTTAAGTTGGATAGCGCCACGGTTTCCGATCTCGGTCGCGCGCGCAAAGTGACGGCGACGAAAGACACCACGGTTATTGTGGACGGCAAAGGACATCGCGCGGATATTGATGGGCGCATTGCGCAGATCAAAAAAGAGATTGAGCGCACCGATTCGGATTACGACAAAGAGAAGCTGCAAGAACGCTTAGCAAAGCTCGCCGGCGGCGTTGCGGTCATCAAAGTGGGGGCGGCAAGCGAGGTGGAGATGAAAGAAAAGAAACATCGCATTGAAGACGCGGTCTCGGCCACGAAGGCAGCGGTGGAGGAGGGGATTGTGCCCGGCGGCGGCGTTGCACTTATTCGTGCGGCCAAGATGCTTGAGAGTATCGCGCTTCACGGTGATGAGCGCGTGGGAATGGAGATTCTCCGTCGCGCCATCGAAGAGCCGATGCGCATCATCGCGCACAATGCCGGCAAGGACGGGTCCGTGATTGTGAACCGTGTGAAAGAGGGGAAGGACGGATTCGGTTACAATGCTGCGACGGACACGTATGAAGATTTGGTGGAAAGCGGGGTCATCGACCCAGCCAAAGTGACGCGCTCGGCGCTTCAGAATGCAGCCTCGATTGCGATCATGGTCCTCACAACCGAAGCGTCTGTGACAGACATCCCGAAAAAAGATGATCATGCCACGGCAGCCGCGGGAATGGGCGGAGGCATGGGTGGCGGAGGCATGGGGATGTATTAA
- a CDS encoding DUF4870 domain-containing protein, whose protein sequence is METPNFQKDAEENKLIAAIGYVGILCLVPLILKKDSPFAQHHGKQGLVVFIAWIILWIGNIIPVLGQIIWFVGSIALLILVVMGIMNAMAGNMWEMPYLGKFAKQVKL, encoded by the coding sequence ATGGAAACACCAAACTTTCAGAAAGACGCCGAAGAAAACAAACTCATCGCGGCCATTGGCTACGTGGGTATTCTCTGCCTCGTCCCCCTCATTCTCAAAAAAGATTCTCCATTTGCGCAGCACCACGGCAAGCAAGGCCTTGTGGTATTCATCGCGTGGATTATTCTCTGGATCGGCAACATTATCCCCGTGCTGGGACAGATTATCTGGTTTGTCGGAAGCATCGCTCTTCTTATACTTGTGGTTATGGGGATCATGAATGCGATGGCGGGGAATATGTGGGAGATGCCGTATCTCGGCAAATTTGCCAAACAGGTGAAATTATAA
- a CDS encoding co-chaperone GroES — protein sequence MKLRPLNDHILVKPLSSEEVTASGIILPDTVDKDRPEQGEVVAVGPGKRLENGERAPMDVSVGDKVVFKKYSPDPVKVKEEEYLVIRNDDIVAILE from the coding sequence ATGAAGTTACGTCCTCTTAATGACCATATTCTTGTGAAGCCCCTTTCCTCCGAAGAGGTAACGGCTTCCGGCATCATCCTCCCCGACACCGTGGACAAGGACCGTCCGGAACAAGGTGAGGTCGTTGCCGTGGGTCCCGGCAAGCGTTTGGAAAATGGCGAACGCGCACCGATGGATGTGTCCGTCGGAGACAAAGTTGTCTTTAAAAAATATTCTCCCGATCCAGTGAAAGTGAAGGAGGAAGAATATTTGGTGATTCGCAACGACGACATTGTGGCCATCCTTGAATAA
- a CDS encoding O-antigen ligase family protein: MKIFEQAQGVLLLAILFLLPWQTHLLVGVEPFLGAEGDAGLLRVYAVEGLVWLAFVLHPFVRVAERARLPVFLGWVVVLTLLVSTGFSSSILLGFTTWLHIASAFLLFVLLVSETVPVRRAALVFVLGLVIPGVLGVFQAIMGSSPGASWLGLPARDAALAGEAVIESFSLRWLRAAGAFPHPNIFGGYLAVALFACGFVFWQAKRFRVALGAIGLLLFVTLLLTYSRSAWLALVLSAAILCWILFTHHRSALRRVIPFGLAALLVIFFTVSIFSQPFATRFDPTARLEGRSLEERVGGLADWRSIMNQDPARWWRGVGLGHYPLTLTQIDPTRPLYALAPVHNTYLLILAELGVPIALLLLLWIASMDRLNYAALPRIPAAVALAMGNVLLVVGFFDHYLWSSWSGLVLSAFVMAMTVRLSCHSELSSEGTQ, encoded by the coding sequence ATGAAAATATTTGAACAAGCGCAGGGCGTCTTGCTTTTGGCAATCCTGTTTCTCTTACCGTGGCAAACACACTTGCTGGTGGGGGTGGAGCCGTTTCTTGGCGCAGAGGGAGATGCAGGATTGCTCCGCGTCTACGCGGTGGAGGGACTCGTATGGCTTGCCTTTGTTCTTCACCCGTTTGTCCGTGTAGCAGAGAGGGCACGGCTGCCCGTCTTTCTTGGCTGGGTCGTGGTATTGACACTTCTTGTTTCGACGGGTTTCTCTTCCTCCATCCTTCTTGGTTTCACAACATGGCTTCATATTGCCTCGGCGTTTCTCCTTTTCGTCCTTCTTGTTTCCGAGACTGTGCCGGTTCGCCGCGCCGCCCTCGTGTTTGTTTTGGGGCTGGTGATTCCTGGGGTGCTCGGTGTGTTTCAAGCGATCATGGGGAGCTCGCCCGGCGCCTCATGGTTGGGGCTTCCGGCGCGAGATGCCGCTCTGGCGGGGGAGGCGGTCATTGAAAGTTTCTCTCTCCGATGGCTTCGTGCGGCGGGAGCATTTCCTCACCCGAATATTTTTGGCGGTTATCTTGCCGTAGCTCTTTTCGCCTGTGGTTTTGTTTTTTGGCAAGCGAAACGTTTTCGTGTCGCTCTTGGTGCAATTGGCCTCCTCCTTTTTGTCACTCTCCTCCTCACGTATTCACGTTCTGCATGGTTGGCACTCGTCCTCTCTGCCGCGATCCTCTGTTGGATTCTTTTCACGCATCACCGTTCGGCTCTCCGGCGTGTGATTCCGTTCGGCCTCGCGGCTCTTCTCGTCATCTTTTTTACGGTCTCCATTTTTTCCCAACCCTTTGCCACACGTTTTGATCCGACCGCGCGTCTGGAAGGGCGGTCGCTTGAAGAGCGTGTTGGTGGGCTTGCCGATTGGCGGAGCATTATGAACCAGGATCCTGCGCGTTGGTGGCGCGGGGTAGGCCTGGGCCACTATCCTTTGACGCTCACACAGATTGACCCCACGCGTCCCCTGTACGCTTTGGCTCCAGTTCACAACACCTATCTGCTCATTCTGGCGGAGCTTGGCGTTCCCATCGCTCTCCTGCTGCTGCTTTGGATTGCCTCGATGGATCGTTTGAACTACGCCGCACTCCCGCGTATTCCTGCCGCCGTGGCTCTCGCGATGGGTAATGTTCTTCTTGTCGTGGGTTTCTTTGACCATTATCTTTGGAGCTCTTGGAGCGGTCTTGTGCTCTCCGCCTTCGTCATGGCCATGACAGTGAGACTATCATGTCATTCGGAGCTTAGCTCCGAGGGAACTCAATAA
- the nusA gene encoding transcription termination/antitermination protein NusA, whose product MPNDIEQAIRQICEEKGLSYEAVLETIQAALAAAYRKDFGDKTQNIEVEFDVATGKIRAHDVKTVVSDVDLEEVVRVEEARRAKQEERNALVAQMQARGEVIPPEFDGPVLAEGPTFNEKTEIMLSQAKLVDPDAELGEILRMELPVPGEFGRMAAMTAKQVVMQKLREAEREIVYGEFKEFEHTCVVGTIQRREGRVILVDLNRATGILRPEDQTPGERYNSGSRMKFYVRSVSLTSKGPEILLSRTDSALVKCLFQNEIPEAADGAVEIKGMAREPGGRTKVAVATSDDSIDPIGACIGQRGTRIQTIIAELGGEKIDIIQWSGDAHEYVANALSPARVSSVEIKETTNDGEEKLAIVTVPDDQLSLAVGKGGQNVRLASRLVSMRITVQGETGGKPDAPEEVPADAAPVADVPSTENA is encoded by the coding sequence ATGCCAAACGACATTGAACAAGCCATACGACAGATTTGTGAGGAGAAGGGACTAAGTTACGAAGCGGTGCTCGAGACCATCCAGGCAGCGCTTGCCGCGGCGTACCGGAAAGACTTCGGCGACAAAACGCAAAACATCGAAGTGGAGTTTGATGTGGCGACCGGGAAAATTCGCGCCCACGATGTGAAGACCGTCGTGTCGGACGTAGATCTTGAGGAAGTCGTACGTGTGGAGGAAGCGCGTCGCGCCAAACAGGAAGAGCGCAATGCTCTTGTGGCACAGATGCAGGCGCGTGGTGAGGTGATCCCGCCAGAGTTTGACGGCCCGGTACTTGCGGAGGGCCCGACGTTCAACGAAAAAACGGAGATCATGTTGTCCCAGGCAAAGTTGGTGGACCCCGACGCAGAGCTTGGCGAGATCTTGCGCATGGAATTGCCGGTGCCGGGCGAATTCGGACGCATGGCGGCCATGACGGCCAAGCAAGTGGTCATGCAGAAACTGCGCGAAGCGGAGCGGGAGATCGTCTACGGCGAATTCAAGGAGTTTGAGCACACATGCGTGGTCGGTACCATTCAGCGCCGTGAAGGCCGAGTGATTCTGGTGGACTTGAATCGCGCGACGGGGATTCTTCGCCCAGAGGACCAAACTCCCGGCGAGCGCTACAACTCCGGTTCACGCATGAAGTTTTACGTCCGCTCTGTGTCACTGACCTCGAAGGGTCCCGAGATATTGCTCTCGCGTACAGACTCGGCCCTTGTAAAGTGTTTATTCCAAAACGAAATTCCTGAAGCGGCGGATGGTGCTGTGGAGATTAAGGGTATGGCGCGCGAACCTGGCGGACGCACCAAAGTGGCGGTTGCCACCAGCGACGACTCCATTGACCCCATTGGCGCCTGTATCGGTCAACGTGGCACCCGTATTCAAACGATTATTGCCGAGCTTGGCGGCGAGAAGATTGACATCATCCAATGGAGTGGGGATGCTCATGAATATGTGGCAAACGCTCTCTCACCCGCGCGTGTTTCCTCGGTGGAGATTAAAGAGACAACAAATGATGGGGAAGAAAAATTGGCAATCGTGACGGTTCCCGATGACCAGCTCTCACTTGCGGTGGGGAAGGGCGGCCAAAACGTGCGTCTTGCCTCGCGGTTGGTTTCTATGCGCATCACCGTGCAAGGAGAAACGGGCGGGAAGCCAGATGCGCCAGAAGAGGTACCCGCGGATGCGGCGCCTGTTGCAGATGTTCCCTCAACAGAAAACGCCTAA
- a CDS encoding transposase, whose translation MRTTEFASGEYYHIYNRGVDKRQIFLSPLDFERFYESLYLFNDRSYDRKGGDKVERTLQLAGAEVFGIDRDPLASILSFELMSNHFHMLIRQERDGGVSEFMHRVGTGYTNYFNGLYKRTGSLFEGPFHAVQIQSDAQLIHVIRYIHLNGLDGSSHLWREGEVLDWDRALHLLDQYSWSSHHFYMGRDQELPVLNEQLVHSLFPDPGEYSTFLRGWSQREIAHLSPGILWS comes from the coding sequence ATGCGTACGACAGAATTTGCAAGCGGAGAGTACTACCATATCTACAATCGTGGAGTCGATAAAAGGCAAATTTTTCTATCCCCTCTGGATTTTGAAAGATTCTATGAATCTCTCTATTTGTTCAATGATAGATCCTATGATCGCAAGGGAGGGGACAAAGTCGAGCGAACCCTGCAACTCGCCGGAGCAGAAGTTTTTGGCATTGATCGAGACCCCCTTGCTTCTATTCTATCCTTTGAGCTTATGTCCAACCACTTCCACATGCTTATTCGACAAGAACGAGATGGAGGTGTTTCAGAGTTTATGCATCGCGTTGGTACTGGATACACAAATTATTTCAATGGCTTGTATAAGAGGACGGGGAGTTTATTTGAGGGGCCGTTCCATGCAGTACAGATACAAAGCGATGCTCAGTTGATACATGTCATTCGCTATATTCATTTAAATGGGCTTGATGGCTCTAGTCACCTGTGGAGAGAAGGGGAAGTTCTTGATTGGGATAGAGCTCTTCATCTCCTCGATCAGTATTCTTGGTCGAGTCACCATTTTTACATGGGGCGTGACCAGGAGTTACCAGTTCTCAACGAACAGCTGGTTCACTCGTTATTTCCTGACCCTGGCGAGTACAGTACATTCTTACGTGGCTGGTCACAAAGAGAAATCGCGCACCTCTCTCCCGGAATTCTTTGGAGTTAA
- a CDS encoding membrane protein insertase YidC, whose protein sequence is MFQTYLAEPMYNLLVWLYNVIPLHDIGIAIIVLTLIIKGVLWPLTGKALKSQRMLQALQPKIDALRKECGQDKERLAAGMMKLYKEEKVNPASSCLPLLIQLPILIALYRVLLVGLNNGDTYQLYDFVADPGTINEISLGFINLARANIVLALLAGASQYVQAKMLQIRRPPAIVRGTEAAKDEDLAASMNKSMLYIMPVMTVVIGASLPGGLALYWLVVTLLSILQQYLVFRSLPHAAPAQSTS, encoded by the coding sequence ATGTTCCAGACGTACCTTGCTGAGCCGATGTACAACTTGCTTGTCTGGCTTTACAACGTCATTCCGCTGCACGATATTGGCATTGCAATCATCGTTCTCACCCTCATAATCAAAGGAGTGCTCTGGCCGCTTACAGGCAAGGCACTCAAGAGCCAGCGCATGCTTCAGGCGCTTCAGCCGAAAATTGATGCACTCCGAAAGGAGTGCGGACAGGACAAAGAGCGTCTAGCCGCTGGCATGATGAAACTCTACAAAGAAGAAAAAGTGAACCCCGCTTCTTCCTGCCTCCCTCTATTAATCCAACTACCGATTCTCATTGCGCTGTACCGTGTGCTGTTGGTGGGACTCAACAATGGCGATACGTACCAGCTTTATGATTTTGTTGCTGACCCCGGAACCATCAACGAAATTTCTCTGGGCTTCATCAACTTGGCTCGGGCGAATATCGTGCTGGCACTCTTAGCCGGTGCGTCGCAGTACGTGCAGGCAAAGATGCTCCAGATACGGCGGCCACCGGCAATCGTGCGCGGAACCGAGGCGGCGAAAGATGAAGACCTTGCTGCGTCCATGAACAAATCCATGCTCTATATCATGCCGGTTATGACCGTGGTGATTGGCGCGTCGCTTCCGGGCGGTCTGGCGCTGTACTGGTTGGTCGTGACGCTGCTTTCTATTCTCCAGCAATACCTCGTGTTCCGTTCTCTTCCTCACGCGGCGCCTGCCCAATCGACCTCCTAG
- the prfB gene encoding peptide chain release factor 2 (programmed frameshift) — translation MSIVTDISVQKDRAATLGGFFDVDGAKTRLTEIEATMSAADFWKDKNRARTLGQESASLRRTIEQMEDVNKRIADTEGYSALAGEGALQELEGEVASIGKILDALEFRTLFSGPYDSHNAIVDIHAGSGGTEANDWTGMLLRMYMRFAESKGWRVTMLSESPAEEAGYKSVTLRMEGEYAYGTLRSEAGVHRLVRISPFDAEKMRHTTFALVNVIPEFDEVPDIVIDPKDIRVDTFLSSGHGGQSVQTTYSAVRVVHIPTGVVVSCQNERSQQQNRETAMKILASRLYQIEQKKRERQVSDIRGDVQSAEWGNQIRSYVLHPYKLVKDHRTEAETQEAEDVLNGDLDIFVQAYLRSQVHLSH, via the exons GTGTCTATCGTAACCGACATTTCCGTCCAGAAGGACCGTGCCGCCACCCTG GGCGGCTTCTTTGACGTAGATGGCGCCAAAACGCGGCTTACTGAGATCGAGGCGACTATGAGTGCCGCAGATTTTTGGAAGGATAAAAACCGCGCGCGTACTCTCGGTCAAGAGTCTGCGAGTCTTCGTCGGACTATTGAACAAATGGAGGACGTGAACAAGAGGATCGCGGACACGGAGGGATACAGCGCTTTAGCGGGCGAGGGAGCTCTGCAAGAACTTGAGGGGGAGGTGGCGTCAATCGGCAAGATTCTTGATGCGTTAGAATTTCGTACACTTTTTTCTGGTCCTTACGATTCTCATAACGCCATTGTGGACATTCATGCGGGTTCGGGCGGCACGGAGGCGAATGATTGGACCGGCATGCTGCTTCGTATGTACATGCGGTTTGCCGAATCGAAGGGGTGGCGGGTGACAATGCTCTCCGAATCCCCGGCGGAAGAAGCCGGGTACAAGTCTGTCACGCTTCGCATGGAAGGAGAGTATGCATACGGGACGCTTCGTTCGGAAGCCGGCGTGCATCGGCTGGTGCGTATTTCGCCGTTTGATGCCGAAAAAATGCGCCATACGACCTTTGCGCTTGTGAATGTCATCCCGGAATTTGACGAAGTTCCCGACATCGTGATTGATCCCAAAGATATTCGCGTGGACACGTTTCTCTCTTCCGGTCATGGGGGGCAAAGCGTGCAGACGACGTACTCCGCTGTACGCGTTGTGCATATCCCCACAGGTGTTGTGGTAAGCTGTCAGAACGAGCGATCGCAACAACAAAACAGAGAGACGGCCATGAAAATTCTTGCTTCGCGTCTCTACCAAATCGAACAGAAAAAACGCGAACGGCAAGTCTCCGATATCCGCGGGGATGTGCAAAGCGCCGAGTGGGGAAACCAGATCCGCTCGTACGTGCTTCATCCCTACAAGCTTGTGAAGGATCACCGCACGGAAGCGGAGACGCAAGAGGCAGAAGACGTATTGAATGGCGACCTTGATATATTCGTCCAGGCCTACCTTCGCTCGCAAGTCCACCTTAGCCACTAA
- a CDS encoding YraN family protein, whose amino-acid sequence MDPRRVLGNRAERLAAEYLERKGYEILARQYTTRFGEVDLIAKAGEEIVFVEVKWRQSLEAGYPEESVHPNKLHRLQIAAEAYLCEQKKEDAPHRYDVVAMVEEGGRLEIEHLDGI is encoded by the coding sequence ATGGACCCGCGTCGCGTGCTCGGGAACCGAGCGGAGCGTCTTGCGGCCGAGTACCTTGAGAGGAAAGGCTACGAAATTTTAGCGAGGCAATACACGACACGATTTGGGGAAGTGGATCTCATTGCGAAGGCGGGGGAGGAAATTGTGTTTGTGGAAGTGAAGTGGCGACAGTCGCTCGAAGCCGGGTATCCAGAAGAGTCGGTTCACCCGAACAAATTGCACCGATTGCAAATTGCCGCCGAGGCGTATTTGTGCGAGCAGAAAAAAGAGGACGCGCCGCACCGCTACGACGTTGTGGCGATGGTTGAAGAGGGAGGTCGCTTGGAAATTGAACACCTCGACGGTATCTGA